tgtgtgtgtgtgtgtttagtaaggttctctcactgtgtgtgtgtgtgtgtttagtaagggttctctcactgtgtgtgtgtgtgtgtgtgtgtgtgtgtttagtaagggttctctcactgtgtgtgtgtgtgtttagtaagtgttttctcactgtgtgtgtgtgtgtgtttagtaagtgttctctcactgtgtgtgtctgtgtgtttagtaagtgttctctcactgtgtgtgtgttagtaagggttctttcactgtgtgtgtgtgtgtgtgtttagtaaggggttctcccactgtgtgtgtgtgtgtgtgtgtgtgtttagtaagtgttctctcactgtgtgtgtctgtgtgtttagtaagtgttctctcactgtgtgtgtgtgtagtaagtgttctctcactgtgtgtgtctgtgtgtttagtaagggttctctcactgtgtgtgtgtgtgtgtgtttagtaagtgttctctcactgtgtgtgtgtgtgtgtttagtaagtgttctctcactgtgtgtgtgtgtgtgtgtgtgtgtgtgtgtgtgtgtgtgtgtgtttagtaagggttctttcactgtgtgtgtgtgtttagtaagggttctctcactgtgtgtgtgtgtgtgtgtgtgtaaaacttagAATTACAGTATTCCATTATTTACATGGAGTTCTCACACGTCACTACTGTCACTGTTCAcactgaagtgtgtgtagaAGTGAGAACTTTAGTACTCTGTCTATGGGACAGTAACAGGTCACTGACTGCACTGCTCCTTTATACACGTGGAGCTTCTGTGGAACTTTAATGCAGTTTACACGCATCAGATCGCCGCCATCTTGTTTCTgtagattgtttttatttttcacacaaaatagaaaagaagacgCAGTAACAGTATAAATGTCTAACCGAATATAAGCTCCAGGTACATAtcaatatttgttttctttattttattttttttattctcatctaACATCAAAGTTTCACAGCCTATAAAAATGCCACCTGATCTTCCTTCCTTCGTCCGGTCGCGTATTTACCGCCATTCAGCGCTTCATATTTGGCGCTTTATGTAGTCAGCGCGCGCGCGAATCGGAGGTTTCTCCTCCCTCGAATATTCCATGTAGAGTTTTCTGAGGGGTGTCTCAAATTACATGTGTAATAATTATTTCCAAAAGAAGCTGCACTGTCTTTTCAAATAGATATTTCTAGTAACTCCGGGTCTTTTCAGAAAGAtctgtaaatattgtataaaaatatattcttcaATCGATGCAATAAAAGCGTAATACTCTATTACATCCCCCTGATACCTTTCATGTTTCTCGTCCTCCCGCCGAATCCTCTTTGGCGCTTTAGATACATTTTTCGCCTACCCGTTTTCCAACAGATCCCGCCCTGTGCAATCGGATTGGCTGATACGTAGAAACCCGGCGACGTCCTCTGTATCAGCCAATCGTCGTTAAAGGGTTTTGTCGCAACTAACAAATGACATCGAATACCCCCGAATGCGGGTGGGAAAGCAAAAGAGGCGGCCAGCAGTCACCTCTGTTCAGTCGCCGAAGCTGTTGAGGAGCTCCAATAATGTTTGTGCTTTTATCGTGATAAGTTTCATTCAGCGGCTTTGTGTAATTTATTAGAaatcaataataacaataataatgctgGAGGAAGAGCTGAAAGTCCCCGAAGAGCTTTTTAAGGACGTGAAGTTTTACGTCGTCGGAGATATCGAGCCGAAGGTGAAGTtagtctttttttctgtcactgTTAGCTTCTTAGCATCTTAGCACTGCTAGCTAGCACGGCTATAAAGAAACCCGGATAGTTTCTTTAACACACGGGGCTTCGACGTGAGCCTTTAAGCGCGCGCCTATTTTAAGATCAACTCACGAGTGACGTCATTATAATTAACCTGTAAAAATTGTGATGTAATGACGCTTAGCCTAAATGCTAACGCTAGCTAGCCAGTCAcctgtaatgtactgtaaagGCGTGTTTACTAGCTAGCGTGCTAATCAATAAATAAGTGTTAGTCCCAGTCAGAGTGTGAATAAGACCTGTATTAACTCCGGGTATGAAGATGTACAGGGTGATGGgtgtgtaatttatttgtaCAGATGTTGTTATATTTACAGCTGGAAGACTAGCTTGCTAACCCTCAGCCTGAAAGCGTGGGAACTTGGAGCTCAGAGTTTTTAGAGTTTTGCTTGAGTGACATTTAATCAGATGTATGGTTTAATAACTTGTTAAAGTCCTGAAAGTCCTGTAGATAATAATACTGACAGAGGGGGATCACATTTACATCTACTGTGAGGGAGAACTCCAATCATCTTGTGGGTTTGAAACACCTGTGATATTTTCAGATGTAttatttggatggatggatgataggtAAGTAGGTAGGTATTTGAATAGATGGATCGATGtatacatggatggatggatggatggatagtgaGAGAAATATGTACAGAGGTGGGTGGAAGGATGGAGACAGTAAGAACGATGGGTAGATGGATGCCTAGATGGATAGGTAGAGGGAGAGGGTAAATAGATGGAGACAGTGAGAAAGATGAATGGATAGGATGGATGGTTGTGTGGATGCATATATGGTGGATAGCtggataaataaacagacagacagacatatagttAGATAGAGTAGAATGCAGTACGGTGATTTTGGTTGAGAAGATGATTAAAACCTGCTGGTActtgtgaagtgaagtgaagttaAACAGTATATGAATTGGGTGTGAGGAAGTCCTTACATCTCCAGATATTTGTTGTAGATCTGTTATGGCTGGGGCTTTAGAGACGCACCCAGTATAATTAATACTATAATGCAACATGTCGTTTAAATCTCCGTATAACCTCAAGCAAGTTTCAAAGAATGTTTCTCTGCTCTGGATCTATCAAATGGAGACTCTTCAGCATGCAATGTGACATGGTGAAAGTTTATTGAGAGCTTTTAAGGACTAACGCAGAGGCTTCATTCAGCTGAACTTTGCCACATCTGTTGGTGTGATTTCAGGTGGTGCAGCTGCTAAAGTCAGGGAAGGGAAAGGAAGTGTCCTACATCGCCCTTGCCACGCACATCATCACAGAGGATGGGGACAACTCGGAGGTCAGCGAGGCACGCGAGGTCTTCTTCTTACCTGTAGTGaaggtaaaacacgtgtgtgaTACGGGAATAATAATCGTGGTATTGATTAGCAAAACACACCACTCAATGTACATCATAAACCTAATCTACATCTACTTTCACAACAAAGCCATGTgataggttgtgttttattcatattaacAGTTTTTTCCTGGGATGTTGTatcaaacttgttttttttccctcagccCTCGTGGGTGATTCTGTCGGTCAGATGTGGAGACCTGCTGCCGTATCCTTCTGTACAAGTCTGTAATAGATATATAGAATGTTAGATATTAATTTGAtcaaacatacattttaataggAATTTGTAGGGTATaaaatgtgaggtgtgtgtgttactgtgacaCTTTCCGTTTACAGTGTCAGTATTTTTGAAGTCTCTGAATAACAcgtatatttgatttaaaaaaaccaaaaaacaaacccaTGCTTGCAGGTCATTTATTGTCCCCTTGACTACCTGTTAATCAGCGTTACAGGTTTTTCTCCTGAGTCGGGGCAGTTGTTCTCTGGAGTTCGGGCATGTTTACCCCACGtaagtcttttgtttttatttatttattttccacgCATCAAAAATGTATCCTAGGTTCtcttccttttgtttgtttttttcatcagcttgttttgtgtatccatctctctcgctctctctctctctctctctctctctctctctctctctctctctctctctctctctctgtctgtctctctcgctcagCTGAAGGAGGATCTCAGCACCCTGTGGgcctttattacattttatggaGGAGAGTGTCAGCTGAATTTCaacaaaaaatgtacacatcTGGTGGTTCCTGAACCCAAGGGGGTAAATAatattctgtctttttttccccccttttcctTTCTCCACTTCGGAGTTTATAACGGGCGTCCTAAACGTGCATGTAGATTTGTCCTCGTGAAAGCTGAACACAGTGTCCTTGTCTcgttcttctttctcttttatggCAAGACAGTGTGTTTCAGCTGCGTTTATACGCTGTCGTTGGGTTGCGTTTAACAGCCAGACGTCTGTGACTAtggtgcgtttgtgtgtgtgtgtgtgtgtagcctttGGAGGCTTTACGTGTTGTAAAGGTTGGTTTATTAGCCTGCGTTTGGTGTTGCTGCGGTTTTAGGGCCGGTTTGGAGGACGGGTGTGTTTTATAGCCCtcaccctgatacctgctctaaacaattaCTCGCTCCTCTTCCTCAAAATCCACACTAGAAACCCCAGCGTCCGTTTATCTTATTATAGAATTGTAACCAGTTTTTAAGACTGCTTTTTAGGAAAACACAAGATCAtcgtttatttttaattggcTATTAATCTGGTTGTAACTTTTGGTGCACATCTTTTTCTCACTGCATGTTGCATGTGGGGGAGAAGTAGTTTTTAATAGAGCAGAAAAAGGTAAAAGCCAAAATGTTACTTATTTTTGCAGatgaaatatatgtgtgtgtgtttatgcagtaattattggttattttttcaaaatgttctatttgtttaaaatatgtagAAAATGAGAGATATTAATGGTGTAAATTAAAACTCCATTAGAAAAAATTCACTTCactgcttgtttttgtttggatGGTCCTCCCGTTAGTTTTTCGGCTCAGTGTAGATCCTGGGGTGGagctttctaaaaaaataaaagttgaaattgaagaataataaaaatgtataataatttaaatatttaaccaaCTTTTTTCCCTATTTCAAATTGTTATTAATCATAACCAGTGGCTCTTTAATGTTGCTTATAGTCGTAGAAAAAATAGTCTGTATGTCcgtgtgtgtatttttgattTGTTGAATAATAGGCGTACGCACATCGGGATGCATTTTAAAAGATTTGGTTTGTTCTTAGGTGAAATATGAATGCGCGCTGAGGCACAGCGGGATTAAAATCGTCACCCCGGAGTGGATCACCGACTCGGTGAAAACCAAGAGCAGGAAGGACGAGCCGCTTTACCACCCGAGACTCACCTACTacgaggaagaggaagatgatgaggtcAGCGAAGATGAAAATGAACGTAGTTCGTGCTCGGAGGGCAGCAAGCGCTCCAGCCCCGCCTCCTCACGAGGGGCGTCGCCTTCCAGGCGCCCACGCTCACCCTCGCCCAAAGCCGAGGTCATGTTCGACGACTCGGACGAATCGGATAAAGAGAGCTCAACCTCAACTGGACGCTTTCTAAGCACCGCCTTCAACCAAGCAAAGACACGGCACTCATTAACTTGTGTGACAGCGTTCCCCCTGTGTCAGGTAACGCCCAGGGGGCGGAGCGTCCAGAGATGATTTCTGGGTTGAACTCTGGGCCACGCCTTTTGCGAAACATAAACAAGAGCGGAGATCAGCAGCCGCAGCAGCAGCTGCCTCGGTCGTCCAACGTTGCACATGTAAGAGAGatgtattttgtttgtgtacAGTGATGTTTTATGCAAttataaaagtgtatatatattataaatagtcAATTAAACCACTGCGGTGTTGAATTCTGATTGGAGGAAATTGAGTCATGTTTAGTAATGAGTTCTTGTTATTTAAGATTCTTCAGAGTCTGACTGCTAAAAGTGTGACAGCGCAGGGGACTCAGAACCAACCTGGCATTCCCAGTCAGCTGCTTTTTAATACCACGAAACCTCCACCGCACACAGCAACACAGCTTACTCCAGAAGTGCAGCAGCAGTTACTCCAGCACCAGCAACAGCTGcaacagcaacaacagcaacaacagcaacagcaacagcagcagcagcaacaacagcaacagcagcaggcACACCCGATTCctacacagcagcagcagcaggcaCACCCGATCCCtacgcagcagcagcagcagcagcagcagcaacacgCACAGCAGCAGGTGCTCCAACAACATCCATTAATGCACCTGCAGCCACAGTCCATGCAAATACATCACctgcagcaacagcagcaacaggCGAATTTTTCTCAAATGCCACAGCAGCCACATCAGTTCCTCCCGCAGCAGATGCACCAGCAGATGTActcgcagcagcagcagcagccgcACGGCTTTCTGCAGCAGCAACTCCgaccgccgccgccgccgccgcagCAACAGCAGTTTCTTCGAACGCCCttacagcaacagcagcatgCATTACAGCAGCAGTTACTGCAGCAACACAGGCTCCAGCtgcaacaacagcagcaacaacagcaaAATCAGCAGCAGCTGCACCAGCAAcatttgcagcagcagcagcagcagcagcagcatttcctgcaacagcagcaacagcacATGCATCAGCTGCATCAGCAGCAACagttacagcagcagcagcagcagcaacaaatGCAAAATACGCAGACTTTGCAACATCAGACCCAGACACCGCTGCAGCTCGTGCAGCCGCATCAACTGCTGGGGCATGAACCAGGGCAGGAGAGTAAGTACAGCAGTGAGGTCATGTAATCGCTATCATCAAGTCTGCACAGTTTTGCCCCAAAGAGAAAATAATTAGATCCATTTTGATAAATTAAGGTTTTATTTTGGGCTGCAGCtgtcgattattttagtaatcgactATTCTACTGATTATTCCGTCAATTAATCGAGTACTGTAATAGAGGCTCAGTTTGATACCATGCAATTTTATTGATTGAAGCTTATTCAAGtttcaatgtgtaaaactttctggcactacagaggggtgACGCTGCCCAATTGGCAAATAAAACTcggaattgcaaaaaaaaaaaaaaaaaggctaactttctagatcgatcgatcgatcgatagatagatagatagatagatagatagaatagagcaattaaattatatatatatatattttgggagctgatttgttttaaaaaatatataattacattttattgcgtcattctttttttttgtgtaatccttaaacttctcttttttttaagaattaaaaaaaatagttaattgttaaatatttttgttgtttataaatAAGTCAGTAGCAATTTGAGTATAAGTATCATTTATTTAACTGGTGATAAATAttgatgaattttgtgtaaaaaaaaaaaaaaaaaaatccaaaataatttgtaaataattcaaTTAATGGCAGAAATTGATTATGAATTTTTAAAGCTatgaaatgtttaacatttaaaaatataaaatattttttttaattattaacttATTATACATAACTAATacaatttacagaaaaaaaaactaagcacTGTAGTAAGTGTttgatttttgttaaaaatgttttgaaagcaaaattttgttttgttttgatagTTTGATTGCTTTAGTAATTAAATCTACTTTTTCGGTCAGTTCCTGAAGATGGCTTCCTGGTCGGCTGCGTCTTCGCCATTGCAGATTATCCGGAGCAGATGGCTGATAAACAGCTCCTGGCCACATGGAAGCGGGTGAGAATGCGGATCGTATTGTCCTGTAGTATGAACATTTTGGTTGTTATCCGGTGACtacattaaatttttatttatttcccgcAGATTATTCAGGCATACGGTGGCTCGGTGGACTCGGCTTTGAATCGCTGCACCCACTTACTGTGTGAAAGTCAAGTCAGCAGCATGTACCTGCAGGTGAGCACACCTGGCTGTCTGTTTGTACAAGTTCTACGTTAATATGTAATTAATGTGTGGAAGCAGTTTGAGCTATAAAggcattctttaaaaaaacaaacaaaaaaacccattttTTTCCACTCTGTTAGGCTTTGAGGGAAGGCAAGCGCTGTGTTACAGCTCACTGGCTCAACACGGtgctgaagaagaagaggatggtTCCTCCTCATCGCACACTCCATCTGCCCTTCAGTTTTCCTCCAGGAGCCAAACCCTGTTCTCAGCATGTATGAACAAGACCAGCACGCTGCTTCTGCTCTCTTTCAGCatgatgtatataatatttatttaaatttttttttttttttaatatatagatTATTTCAGTCACTGGTTTTGTGGACAGCGATCGAGAGGACCTGAAGCTCATGGCCTACTTAGCTGGAGCTCGCTACACGGGATACCTGTGTCGCAGCAACACTGTTCTCATCTGCAAAGAGTAAGCCTTTAATAATCCACTTCTTCACTCTGGTTTCAGTCAGGGGTTCCTCACTAGTGTAAACATTTGGACAATTTCCACGTCCAGTTAACATTGTGTCTCAAATCACATCTACAATGTTGTAGATCACACAGAACGTTGATGGCAGTGTAAATGGTCTCTGTGGTGCCTCTAAAGCTAatcagtgtgtgggtgtgggtgtggtttcTAGGCCAAGTGGGCTAAAGTACGAGAAGGCGAAGGAATGGAGAATCCCGTGTGTGAACGCTCAGTGGCTGTGTGACATCCTGCTGGGAAATTTCGAGGCTTTACGGCAGATCCAGCACAGCCGATACACTCAGTTCAACTTGGCTGAACCTCTCGCTCCTAACACACACCTTGTCCAGAACCTGCTGGGTAAGAATCTGTTCATTAAACGCAATTTTTTTGTAGTCTATTTAGGAGTTTTAATGCGTTAAACCTGATCTTATAGATACCTGGGTATTATATTGTCGTGAATGTTTGTTTAGTTGATAGATTGTCtgtctgaatattttttttttcctcttcagcTGCTTGGAGAAATCCTGTAAAAGTCTCGCCAGAAGCCTTAGTGGTAAGaggactgtttaaaaaaaaacgcttttttttattggacgTTTGAGACTTGTTTATATGCCTAGTGAAGGACAGAAGTTATTATTAATTAGAAAACCCAGATGTGCTGTGCTGGGTCTAATCTGGCTCCAGGGGGATTTGTATATTAGATAACATTTTCATAACCGGTTATATGGCGTTGATATATAGCGTCTGTCAAAAGTGTGCAAACGTCTAGTCTTTAATCATTTTTGAGAGACACTTCTTTATATGCAACAGACTCTGTAATATAacagatttactttgaccaaacaaatctataaatgtccagattttccgcttttatttccattgaaaaatcctcaggacacttcgtttctccaaacattcagcagaGAAACGttgctgtgcctcttgtaaaactcacagaagttgttcttcactagatggagatttctttcatgtgatccagttcatctcagagcagttcagtaggactgaggtgcagtgactgtgcaggtggttccatgatagatatcactccagacgtctgtctgctctctaaataacacgtacagaactcagacgtgcgcttcggctcatcgtcttgttgtacggtgaagtcgcttccaatgagctgcagtccagacggaactgcatggtgatgaagtacggaatgggagccatgttggatcaggatttatttcactttcaggaaccttcactgctccaaaacaaccccaaaccattaaacttccacctccatgtgtgagtgtgggggtgagggaatctgatcacatcttctctcctgctcttcatctcacacaagttcttctgctaGAGACACAAATGTTAtgtttggactccacagaactttcatcTACTCATTTACTGTCCAATGCCTGTGTGTTTCTGCcttttactgagtttgttgcatagaaacaaaaggtgTCTCAAAAACCAAAACACTTTTCACTGGTGTTGCAAAAGTAACTAACACGAGTTCTCTTCAAACGGTGTCTGATGGAGTGAAATACAGAACAGCTTttcaaaataaacttaaaaagtTCCTAAGATACCAAAGgtcttatttatcatttttttattgatatatttgttATACAACtgtacttctttttttaaatattgaaaatgaTATTGTTTTGACTTTTAATGggttttttaataagaaatttTCAgagctagatttttttttttggtaaaactTAAATACAACTCTTTAATTTTCACAGTTGTTGTATCACAACTCTTGCTACCATATAAAGTTAATTGTGGGTGGGTTTGTATTCCATATGCACTCTCGGCTGTCACAAACAAGTGGtattattaattttcattttcatttgcatGGGTGATGAAATCTGATGTTCTGAATTTTTGAGAATTCTAGATATTTTGACTAAAACTCTTTTAATCCTACACCATTGTTGATTTCATGAGTAGGAAAAACAGTGCGGATTCTGTAAAGCCAAGCTTTCTCTCTCCTGTGATGCTGTTAATAACGATGATGGACTTTTCCGGCACTGGTGTGTGTTGAG
The genomic region above belongs to Silurus meridionalis isolate SWU-2019-XX chromosome 20, ASM1480568v1, whole genome shotgun sequence and contains:
- the paxip1 gene encoding LOW QUALITY PROTEIN: PAX-interacting protein 1 (The sequence of the model RefSeq protein was modified relative to this genomic sequence to represent the inferred CDS: inserted 1 base in 1 codon); translation: MLEEELKVPEELFKDVKFYVVGDIEPKVVQLLKSGKGKEVSYIALATHIITEDGDNSEVSEAREVFFLPVVKPSWVILSVRCGDLLPVTGFSPESGQLFSGVRACLPHLKEDLSTLWAFITFYGGECQLNFNKKCTHLVVPEPKGVKYECALRHSGIKIVTPEWITDSVKTKSRKDEPLYHPRLTYYEEEEDDEVSEDENERSSCSEGSKRSSPASSRGASPSRRPRSPSPKAEVMFDDSDESDKESXNLNWTLSKHRLQPSKDTALINLCDSVPPVSGNAQGAERPEMISGLNSGPRLLRNINKSGDQQPQQQLPRSSNVAHILQSLTAKSVTAQGTQNQPGIPSQLLFNTTKPPPHTATQLTPEVQQQLLQHQQQLQQQQQQQQQQQQQQQQQQQQQQAHPIPTQQQQQAHPIPTQQQQQQQQQHAQQQVLQQHPLMHLQPQSMQIHHLQQQQQQANFSQMPQQPHQFLPQQMHQQMYSQQQQQPHGFLQQQLRPPPPPPQQQQFLRTPLQQQQHALQQQLLQQHRLQLQQQQQQQQNQQQLHQQHLQQQQQQQQHFLQQQQQHMHQLHQQQQLQQQQQQQQMQNTQTLQHQTQTPLQLVQPHQLLGHEPGQEIPEDGFLVGCVFAIADYPEQMADKQLLATWKRIIQAYGGSVDSALNRCTHLLCESQVSSMYLQALREGKRCVTAHWLNTVLKKKRMVPPHRTLHLPFSFPPGAKPCSQHIISVTGFVDSDREDLKLMAYLAGARYTGYLCRSNTVLICKEPSGLKYEKAKEWRIPCVNAQWLCDILLGNFEALRQIQHSRYTQFNLAEPLAPNTHLVQNLLAAWRNPVKVSPEALVSLRLQQKQKQAEGSSQPPAKKPKIEELPTPSKKLPPESTPFVFFTGFEPQQAQQYIKRLYELGGEVAESAQKCTHLVASKVTRTVKFLTAISVVKHIVTPEWLQESWKCQKFVDEKSYILRDAEAEVLFCFSLEESLKKAHAAPLFKGKFFYITPGICPSLSTMRAIVESAGGKLLSRQPSFRKIMEHKQNKNLPEIILISCDNDLHLCREYFLKNIEVHNAEFILTGVLTQTLDYQSYKFT